The following nucleotide sequence is from Candidatus Krumholzibacteriia bacterium.
GCTGTCGAGCGGCGCGGCGGAGACGTTCAACCAGGAGTACGACCGGCGCTTCCGCGAGAGCTACGTCTGGGATACCATCAGCGAGTGGCAGCACCTGCTGGAGGACGAGGACTACTGACGGAGCAACAACTGTGAACCCGCGCAAACCAACTTCGCAGACGGAATGGGTGACCGTTGCCTCGTTCAACCAGCCCATCGAGGCGCACCTGGCCCGTACACGGCTGGAGGCCGAGGGGATCCCGTGCGTGGTTGGCGACGAGAACCTGGTTCGTGTGTACGCGTTTCTCTCCAACGCGGTGGGGGGCGTGAAGCTCAAGGTGCCGGCGTACGCCGCCGAACAGGCGCGCGCGGCGCTCCGTCCCCGTCCGCGGTTGGTGGAGGCCGCCGGTGAGGACGACGCGGCGGACGGAGAGATGATCTGCCCGCGCTGCCGCTCCTACGATGTGTACTACCAGCGCTACAGCCGGCGTGTCGCCGGTTTCTTCATTCTGCTTTTCGGTTTCCTGATTCCGTGGCGGGATCGGCGCTGGACCTGCAAACAGTGCGGTTATGAATGGAAGGAGCGTTAGAGACGTCATGACCCAGCCCACGCCCATGTCCGGCGCCGCCCTGGATGTTCCGGTTCACAAGATCGAGGTCGCGCACCGCCAGGCACAAGTCGTCACCGGCGCCATCGCCGGTTCACTGGTGGTCTATGCCGCGATGATCGAGGTGCTGCGGCGCACGCTGCCCGCGCCAGAGGATTTTGCCAGTTTCGAGATGTTGCGCATTGCGTTGTTTGCGTTTGCCGGGGTTCTCGTATTCACCTCCACCGTGCTCAAGGGAACCATCCTGCGCAATCCGCCGGCCAGTGGCGACATGCGCATTGCGCGCCTGCGCACCGCGAGTATCATCACCGCGGCCTTCGCGGAAGTGCCCGTTATCTTCGGGCTGGTGCTGTTCATCGTGGGGCGGCAGACGAGCGACTTCTACATCCTGCTGCTGGTGTCGATCTACATGCTGGTGCGGCACTTCCCGCGCAGGGAGCAGTGGGAGAGCTATGTGCGCCGCGGTGGCGCGGCCCGCTGACGACCGTCATGCTCGACCTGCGCAACTTCGACGTCATCTCCTTCGACTGCTACGGCACCCTCATCGACTGGGAGTCCGGCATCCTCGACGCCCTTGCGCCGTTTCGTGAGGCCGGGAAGCTCGATGTCAGCGACGAGTCGCTGCTGGCGAGCTTCGCCATGCTCGAGGCAACCCTGGAGGACGGGGAGTACCGCCGCTATCGCGAGGTGCTGCGGGGTGTTATGCGCGGGCTGGCCACGCGCTATTCCGTTCCGGAAGCGAAGGTCGACCTGGATGCACTGGCCAGCTCGTTGCCCTCGTGGCAACCGTTCCCCGACACGGTGGAGGCCCTGCAGAGGCTTCGCGCACACTACAAGCTCGCCATCATCAGCAACATCGATGTCGACCTCTTTGCCGGCACCGCGAAGCACCTCAACGTGGAGATCAGCCATCTCATCACCGCCGAACAGGTGGGTGCCTACAAGCCGTCGCAGGAGAACTTCACCCTCGCGCTGCAGAGCATGGGCATTCCCCGCGAGCGGTTGCTGCACGCGGCGCAGAGCCGCTTTCACGATATCGCCCCGGCGCGCGCCCTGGGGATCTCCTGCGTGTGGGTGAACCGGCGGGGCGCGAAGTCCGGTGGTGGTGCCACCGCGCGCTCCGCCGCGGTTCCCGACCTGGAGGTGCCGGACCTCAAGACCCTCGCCGACCGAGTGGATGCGGCCTTCGCCTGAGCGCCGGGTTCCGTGGTTGAATCAACCGCGGCGTGGAAATGATGGCCTGCGGACGCCATTTTTCTTGCTTAACCGATAAGAGGCCGGTTTACACGGCCGCCGCGAAGCGGTATACTATTCAGCAGGTTTTCCCCGTCCGGACGCGTATTTCTGGACGGCGCGCAGTCGGGCAACCGACCCACCTCCTAGAAGACTGACCTCCTCTGGTGGGGCGCCGGCCGAAATACCGCGGGCGGGGGTGAGGCGCGCCGCCGGGGCAGAGAACAGCAAGGCCCGCCCGAATCAGGACTCCGGTCCCGTTTCGGGCGGGCTTTTCGTTGCGGTCACCTGCCAGGACGCGCGGCGGGTTCGGTCCCGATCAGGGCTTGTAGCCCTTGGCAAGACCGATCCGGTTGGGCGTTGCGCTCCCCTCGGAGTCGCCGGTGTACCAGAGCAGGAAGTGACCTTCCGTGCCCGCCGGTATCGATGCGTCGATGGAGGCTGCGGGGTGCTCCAGATCGCCCGAATCGAAGGGCAGCGGCACCAGCAGGTCCGAACTCGGCGCAAGGACCGGCAGCGACGCGCGGCTCCACGTGAGCCCATTGCTGCTGGTGGCATAGCCGATCGTGTTGAGCACGTCGCCCGCCTGATCGCCGGCCTCGTACCACATGTGGAACGCGGGCGAGGCGGCCGGGTCATGGACCACCGACGGTGCGTTCACCGAGTACGCGTCGAAGGCCGCGGAACCCGGGGAGAAGACCGGTCCCGCGGAGGGCCCGGTATTGCCGGCGGCGTCCTCTATCACCCATGCGATCCCATCGGCGGATTCCGCATAGCCGATGCGGCCGGGTCCGTCGTCGGCCCCGTTCGTCGTGTTGATGGCTTCGAACCACATCTTGTAGGTGTCGCCCTGGAGAATCACGCAGGGGTCCGCCACCCGCACCGACGCGAATGCGGCGGTGAGCCCGGTGCACGGCGTGAACGACGACCATGTCACGCCATCAGCCGACGTGCCGTACAGAATCGTGCTGGTCTGGCCCGTCGTGCCGCTGCGCCCCTCGAACCACATCTTGTAGCGCTCTGCCGCCTCGGCCGGCCGTTTGTCGACCAGGACGGTGGGATCGGTGGCCGCGAACGAGTAGCCACTGGCTGGTGCGCCCGTTCCAACGACCAGCGTCCGTCCGATCGTCAGGGGCAGGAGGTCTTCTTCGGCGGAACTTACCAGGCCGATCACGGTTCCCTGGGTGCCGACCGCTTCATAGTAGAGGAGGAACTTGTCACCGCCGGGGCGGCCGGAATCCACGGCGATCGCAGGGCTGTCCACCTCGTTCCGGTCGAATCCGGAGCCGCTCTCGGCCAGCACCGGGATGATCTCGCCGGATACGTTGCGCGCCCGCGAATACACGATCTGGCCGGATACCTGGCCGGGGCCGCCGGGGCCGCCGGGGCCCGTGGGCGCGGAGTCGCCCCCGCACCCCGCCGCGGGGATGGTGAAGATTGCTGCGAACGCCAAGGCGATCGGGGTGCGGAGGCTTCCTTTGCGGTGCTGTCGCATGCCTGTTTCCTTGTTCTCGGGTGAATGTGGACGGACTGACTGACGTTGCGAACTGCAATGGCCATGCCGGGAGAAGGAGAGCCGTAAGCTGATGCGCAAACGTAGCTTGGCGCGACGGGTGGGCAGCGGTTTCTGTAGCGCGCGTCACAACCCGTGTCTCACGCGTGTCTCAAGTGTCCGCCTCGAAACCGCTTGAAAGGGCTGTCGCGGAGGGGTAGTTTCGCCCTGACAGCCGCAGTCGCCATCGAACCCAACCGTCAGGGAGACTCACACCATGAACGCCATCGACCGGACGTGTATCGACACGATCCGATTCCTCGCGGTGGATGCTGTCGAAAAAGCCCGCTCCGGCCACCCCGGAATGCCCATGGGCGCCGCCCCCATGGCCTACGTGCTGTGGGACCGTATCCTTCGCCACAACCCCGGCGACCCGCTGTGGTTCGACCGCGACCGCTTCGTTCTCTCCGCCGGCCACGGCTCCATGCTCCTGTACGCGCTGCTCCACCTGTACGGCTACGGCCTCTCACTGGAAGACATCGTCAACTTCCGCCAGTGGGGCAGCCGCACGCCCGGGCACCCGGAGTTCGGCCACACCCCGGGGGTCGAGGCCACCACCGGCCCGCTGGGGCAGGGCTTCGCCATGGGTGTGGGCATGGCCATGGCGGAGGCGCACCTGGCGGCGCGTTTCAACGTTCCCGACGAAGCCCCGGTGGTGGACCACTACGTATTCGGAATCGTGTCCGACGGCGACCTCATGGAGGGCATCAGCAACGAGGCCGCCTCGCTGGCGGGAACGCTGAGGCTTGGAAAGATCGTCTATTTGTACGACGACAACCGCATCACCATCGACGGCGCCACGTCGCTGGCGTTCAGCGAGGATGTCGGCAAGCGCTTCGAGGCGCTGGGATGGCACGTGGAGTCGGTGGAGGACGGCAATGACATCGACACCATTGAAGAGGAGATCCGCGCCGCGCAGGACGACCCGCGTCCGTCGCTGATCAAGGTGCGCACCCACATCGGCTATGGCAGTCCGCGCGAGGACTCCGAGAAGTCCCACGGCGAACCGCTGGGTGCCGAAAACGTGCGCGCCGCCAAGACGAAGCTCGGCTGGCCGCTGCAGCCGCCGTTCCACATCCCCGATGAGGCGCAACGGCATTGCCGCGTGCGTGCCGAACACGGTGCCAAGCTGCAGCGCGACTGGAGCGCGCGCGTCTACGAGTATGGCCGCGATCATCGCCGCAAGGCCGAGGAGTTCAAGGTCGTGCGCGACGGCACCTTCAAGCGCGGGTGGGACAAGGATCTGGTGACCTTCGACAAGGCCATCGCCACGCGCGCCGCGTCGGGCAAGACCATCAACGCGCTCGCCGAGCGCATTCCCACGCTGCTGGGCGGGTCCGCGGATCTGACCGGGTCCAACAACACGCGCATCGAGTCGTCGGGCTTCTTTGCGTCGCACGCCTACCACGAGCGCAACATCCACTTCGGCGTGCGCGAGCACGCCATGGGCGCCATCGTGAACGGCATGGCACTGCACGGCGGCGTGGTGCCCTACGGGGGCACCTTCCTGATCTTCTCGGATTACATGCGGCCCGCCATTCGCCTCTCCGCGCTGATGGGGGTGCCGAGCACGTTCGTGTTCACGCACGACTCCATCGGCCTGGGGGAGGACGGTCCCACCCACCAGCCGGTCGAGCAACTGGCCAGCCTGAGGGCGATTCCCGGGCTCACCGTGTTTCGGCCCGCGGACGCCAACGAGACCGCGGCCGCGTGGACCGTTTCGCTGGGGCTCACCGGCCCGCGTGTGTTTGCGCTCTCGCGCCAGGCGCTGCCCATCCTGGAGGTGGGCGCGGATGTGATGCGCAAGGGCGTGGCACGGGGCGCATACGTGGTTGCAGAAGCGGAAGGGAAGAAGAAGCCGGACGTGGTGCTCATCGCCACCGGCTCGGAAGTCCACCTGGCGCTGGAGGCACGCGGCGCGCTGGCGTACCGCGGCATCGCTGCGCGGGTGGTATCGATGCCGTCGTGGGAACTGTTCCGCCAGCAGACGGTGCGCTATCGCAACTCGATCATGCCGAAGTCCGCGCGCAAGGTGGCCATCGAGGCGGCCGCCAGCATGGGTTGGCGGGAATGGGTGGGCGACAAGGGTGCGGTGATCGGGCTGGACCGCTTCGGCGCGTCGGCGCCGGCCGGTGTGGCCATGGAGAAGCTCGGCTTCAGCGTGGAGAACGTGGTGAAGACGGTACTCGAGGTGGTCGGCAACACGGCGAAGCCCACCGCGAATCCGGCAACGCAGCCCCAGGAGGGTTGAGACGCTTCTCTCATTTGAGAGTCCCAAGCCATCAGCACCGCATGCACCCGGGTGGGGCTCGTGGATTCCGCTGGCGCTCGCGCTGGTTTCCGTGGCGCTTCACCTCACCGCCGGGCTCAACTACGGCATCTTCCGCGACGAACTCTACTACTGGGACTGCGCCAATCACCTCGCCTGGGGCTACGTCGACCACCCGCCGTTGTCCATTGCCGTGCTCGCCGGCTGGAAGGTGGTCTTTGGCGATTCTCTCTTCTCCCTGCGCGTGATCCCGGCGCTGGCCGGCGGCGCGCTGGTTTTCGTGGTGGCGGCACTCGCGCGGCGCATGGGCGCCTCGCGATTCGGCGTGAACCTCGCCGCCCTCATCACCCTCGCGGTACCATGCTACCTGGGCATCACCGGCATCTACTCCATGAATGCCTTCGATCTGCTCTTCTGGGCGGCGGGATATCTGTTGGTACTGCGCCTCATCGAAGCGCCACGTACGGGAACGTGGGTCGCGCTCGGCGTGTGCGTGGGGATCGGGATGCTGAACAAGATCAGCGTCAGTGTGTTCGTGGTGGCGCTGTTGGCGGGGGCTCTGGTTACGCCGCAGCGGCGCTGGCTGCGCACGCGCGGCCCCTATCTGGCGGGAGCAATCGCGGCGCTCATCTTTTTGCCCCATGTGCTGTGGCAGATTTCCAACGGCTGGCCCACGCGCGAGTTCATCGAGAACGCGCAGCGCTACAAGATCACTGCCTTGAGTCCACCGGGTTTCCTGGCTGGCGTGATGATGGAAATGAGCCCGCCGCTCGCACCGCTGCACCTGGTTGGGATTGCGGCGCTGTTCTTTCTGCCCTCGCTGCGGCGCTTCCGGATGCTGGGCTGGATGGTGGTGGCGGCCATTGCATTCTTCATGCTGCAACGCAGCAAGCCCTACTACGTGGACGCCGTGTTTCCGGCCGTCATCGCGGCGACCGGCGTCGCCGTTGGTGTGGCGGCGGGGCGCCTGCGCTGGCTCAGGCCGGTGGTGGTGGTGTTCGTTGCCGCGTGCATGCTGGTCACCACACCCTTCGCCGTGCCCGTGCTTCCGGTAGAAACGTTCATTGCGTACATGCACAAGACCGGTGGTGGCGGCAGTTCGGGGGAGAACCGCGAGACCGCGGAACTGCCACAGTTCTATGCGGATCGTTTCGGGTGGCAGGAACTCGCCGAACAGGTTGCGGAGACATTTCGCGGACTACCGGATGAGGACCGCGCTGACTGCCTCATCTGGGGCAGGAACTACGGCAACGCCGGGGCGCTCAACTACTACGGGCGTGCGCTGGGGTTGCCGACCGCCGTGTCGACCCACAACAATTACCACCTGTGGGGACCGGGCCGGAACAGCGCGCGTGTGGTGATCACGGTGGGAATCGGGCCGGAGGATCTCGGGGATGCGTTCGAGGAGTATGTCGAAGCCGGAAGCACGCACGCCCGCTACGCCATGCCGGACGAGACGGGCGTTGGCATCTGGGTGTGCCGCGGGATCCGGCTGCCGCTCGAGGAAGTCTGGCGCCTCGGGAAGGCCTACAGGTAATGCAAAGAAACCCGTGTCAACCTGGAGATCATCCTCTAGAATCCCCCGCGAATAGGCGCCGGCCTTGCGTGTAACAGGAGCCAGCGGAAGGACACCATGAACTGCCCCAGATGCGAGAAGCCCATCGTCGCCCTCGAACTGAACCAGATCGAGGTGGACCACTGTCTCAAGTGCGGTGGCGTGTGGCTTGACCCCGACGAAATGGACCTCCTGCTGGCGGGTTCCGCCGGGCGGGAGGAGATCCGCGCCAACATGCGCCCCGACGACGGGGGCGGGGAGCGCACCATCCGCTGCCCGATGTGCGAGAAGAAGATGGCGAAGGTACGGGTGGCGCGTGACAACGGTGTGGGCCTTCGCATCGACCGGTGCGAAAACGGTCATGGCACCTGGCTGGATGGCGGGGAACTGCACGCGCTGGTGGCGCTGTCGGATTTTCCCGCCGCAGACCGGATTCACGACTTTCTGAGTGCCATATTTCGCGGGCCGCAGGCGGGCTCGCGCTCATAGTCCGAACCCTTAGGAGGGCGTCATGACAATAGCTGGCCTGGTTTTCCTGGGAATCGTCGCACTGGCGATCTTCTTCTTCGTCGGCATCTACAACTCGCTGGTGCAGCTGCGCAACCGCGTGAAGAACGCGTGGTCGCAGATCGATGTGCAGCTCAAGCGACGCTACGACCTGATCCCCAACCTGGTCGAGACCGCCAAGGGTTACATGCAGCACGAGCGCGAAACGCTCACCGCCATCACCGATGCGCGCAGCCGCGCCATGGGTGCGGGCACGGTGGCCGACAAGGGCGCGGCGGAGACACAGCTCACCGGCGCCCTCTCCAAGTTCATGCTGGTGGTGGAGAACTATCCTGATCTCAAGGCCAACCAGAACTTCCTGTCCTTGCAGGAAGAACTGACCGGTACCGAGAACAAGATCGCCTTCTCGCGCCAGGCCTACAACGACGCGGTACTCTTCTTCAACAACAAGATCGAGATGTTCCCGTCGAACGTCGTCGCGGGCATGTTCAACTTCCGCCCCGAGGAGATGTTCGAAATCGAGGAAGCCACGCAGCGCGAAGCGCCCAAGGTTCAGTTCACGCGCTAAACGCCTATGATGTGGGAACTCATAGCCGCCAACAGGCGCAAGTCCATGCTGCTCTTTGCGGGCATGGCCACGCTGCTGGTGCTGCTGGGCTATGCCATCGGCGAGACCGTCATGGGCAGCGGCGGTGGGCAGATTGGCATCATCGTCGCCGTCGCCATCTGGGTGATCATGTCGGCCGCCAGCGTGTTCGGGGGGCCGGACCTGGTGCTGCGCATGAGCCGCGCCAGGGAAGTCACCCCGGACGTCCATCCCCAGCTCTTCAACGTGGTGGAGGAGATGAAGATCGCCGGGCAACTGCCCGCGATGCCGAAGATCTACATCATCGACGAGAAGGCGCCCAACGCCTTCGCCACCGGCCTCCGGCCCGAGGACTCGGCCATCGCGGTGACCGCCGGGTTGCTCACGCGCTTGAACCGCGACGAGCTGCAGGGCGTGATCGCGCACGAGACGTCGCACATCATGAACCGCGACGTGCAGTTTCTCACCCTGGCGTCCATCATGCTGGGCAGCATCGTGCTCGTGTCCGAGGTGTTCCTGCGCGGCATGTGGATGAGCGGGGGATCGTCGGGGCGGCGCTACCGCTCGTCCAAGAAAAGCGGCGGTGGTGGCGGCGGCGGGCCGCTGCTGGTGGCGGCCATCGTTCTCGCCATCCTGGGCCCCGTCTTTGCGCGCATCCTGTACTTCTCCATTTCGCGCAAGCGCGAGTACCTCGCCGACGCGTGCGCGGTGCGGCTCACGCGTTACCCCGGGGGACTGGCCAACGCCCTGGAGAAGATATCCGCCAGCAACCTGCCGCTGGAGGCGGCCAACAAGGTGAACGCCCCCATGTTCATCGTGGCCCCGTTGCAGGACGGCAAGAAGGTGGCGGCGTCCGGCTGGGGTGCCACCCACCCGCCCATCGAGCAGCGCGTCGCGATTCTGCGCGGGATGAGCGAGGGCGCCGGGTACCTGAGCTACCAGCACGCGTTCGCAAAGGTGATGGGCAAGCCTGCCATGCTGCTGCCGGCCTCGGCCATCAAGCAGGACGAGCGGGTGGCGGTGCGCGATGCGCATCCGGACGTGGTGCGCGAGGAGAGCGAGAAGCAGAAGGCGCGCAACGTCATGGACCTCATGCGCGCCGTCAACGGGTTCGCGTTTCTCCTGTGTGCGTGCGGCCTGAAGATCAAGGTGCCGCCCGACTACGCCGACCCGGTGATCCACTGCCCGCGCTGCGCGCGCGAGAACGAAATTCCCAAGGCGACGGTGAGCGAGTTTGCGGAAGTGGCGGCGGCGGTGGGCGCCATCGTGGGGGCGGGTGCCGTGGCGGGTGGCGCCGCGGGCGAGGTTCCGTTCGCGAAGCCGGTGGAGGGGGTATCCGGTGAGGACGCGCCGCTCGAATACGCGCGCCGCACGAAGGAGTGGGAGAGCTTCTCCTGCAACTGCGGCCACCTCCTGCAACTCTCGCCCATCTTCTCGGCCAGCCAGATGAAGTGCCCCAACTGCGGACGAATCACGCGGGTGGTGTGATGCGGGGCGCGAATACCATGAGCACCTCTCCAGCAGAGCGTGTCGAGATCGCCTGCAGTATGTCCGAAAACCTTCGGGACATCGTTCGCGCTGGGATTGTCGTGCGTTATGGCGCCGAAGGAGTGGAGCATATGCGCAAGTATCTCTTCCTCGCCTTGTACGGCCAGGACTTCGACGAAGAGAAGAAGCGTCGCATCCTTGCCTCGTGGGGCGAAGCGTGACGTGATCGTCCGGCGCATTGTCTCGGGGGCGCAGACCGGTGCCGACCGTGCGGCGCTCGACGCCGCTCTTGAACTCGGCGTCGAAACCGGGGGCTGGGTGCCGAGGGGGCGCAAGGCCGAAGACGGCGTCATCCCCGATCGCTATCCCAACCTGCGCGAGACCCCCGGCGAGGACTACGAGACCCGCACCCGCTGGAACGTCCGCGACTCCGACGCCACATTGATTCTCTCCCATGGCCCGCTCTCCGGCGGCTCGAAGTTCACCGAGTCCGTCGCGCAATCGCTTGGCAAACCGGTCCTGCACGTGGATCTCGCGGTGACTCCCGCAGCGAAGGCGGCTGCCGTCATCCGCGAATGGCTGTCGGGTCTGGCGGGTGACACCCTCAACGTGGCCGGTCCGCGCGCGAGCAACGACCCGGCAATCTACCCGGAAGCGCGGAACATCGTGCATCGAATACTCACGCCGGGCCAATAAGGTGTGGCCCGATCGCCCGCCGCAATACATATTCGATCCAGCAGCGAGACCCCGCCCGGAGGTTGCCATGCGTCGAACCATGATCCTGGCCGGTGTCCTGTTGTGCCTCGTTTCTTCCGCCGCCCACGCCATGTGGGCCGCAATGCGCCTCGAGAGCGTCGTCACCCAGTCGGACCTCATTGTTGTCGCCACGTTGAGCGACACCCGCAGCCACCGCGAAGCGGGAATGGACGTGGTGGAAGGTCCACTGGTGGTGGAACGCGTGATCTGGGGGGAGGTCGCGCCGGGCGACACGCTCCTCCTGCGCTGGCAGAATTATCCGGAAGTCGCCTGTCCGCGCGTTGAGAACGGGCGCTACACCGGCACCTCCCAGATCTGGTTCCTCACCCGGGATGCCGACGGCGTGGTTCACGCGGATCATCCCCATCGTGTCATGCCACCGACGGAGTTCGACACGGTCGTTGATACCATGCGCGCATACCCGTATCGGGTAATCACGCCGCGTTTCGATATCGGTGAGCCGGTGAATATCGACATCATCTTTCGTAATGCCACCGACGCGCCAATCGAAGTGCCGGCCATGGAGATCAGCCAGGGGCGCATGACCTACGGCACCGGCTTCGACTTTCGTCCCCAGTTGCACGAGCAGAACTGGGTGCCGCGCGCGGACGCCCGCTTTCAGCCCGACAGCACAATGGCGCCCCTGACGCTGGCGCCCGGAGAGTCGAGGCGGGTGTCCATTCCGCTGTCGGAACTCGTGGGTGAGCTTCCGCCGGCGACGCATCGCTTCGAAATCGTGGTAAACGGCCGCGTCATGCGGTGCAACGTGCAGGTTCTGTCGGCGTGGATGACCCGCCTGGAACGCGTTCGCGACACGCCCGCGGAGATCGACTTCTATCTCGCAACGCTGCGTGATACCGCGCAGGCGCAGCAGTCGGCACTCATGATGCTGAGATTGAAGCGCAGCGAGACGGTGCGGGTCGCGCCGCAGCTGATGGCGCTGTGCGACTCGCTCCCGGTGCCGATTCGTCTGCAGGTCATTCAGCTGATAACAATCCTCGACTTCGATACCGACTCGCGCCTCGATTTCCTGCTGGAGCGAGTCCACCATCCCGACGCGCGCGTGCGAGGCGCGGCCGGCTACGGCATCGGCATGGTCATGCAGGGGGGCATCCCGGCGGACCGGCGGGTGGGGGCGGGCAACGCGTTGATCCATCTCCTCGGGGACGAGGACCCCGGCGTGCGTGGCGCGGCAATCAATTCCGTAAACAACGCGCGCGTGATCGGCGCGCTTCCCACGCTGAAGTCGATTATCGAATTCGACGCCAATCCCGGCAATCGCGAGTCCGCGCGCCGGACGGTCAACGTGCTGGAGGGCCGCAATCCCTGCCGGGACCGCCCGGCCCGGGCGGACTGAAGCGTGCGCGGGGCTCGTTACACTGGAGATCTTCGACGTCGCCGGGCGCCGCCCCAATGGGATAGAATGGTCGCGTGACGCTCACCGACCTGCTTCCCATCCTGCAACTGGCCATCGGCCCGACCATTCTGGTGTCGGGCGTGGGGCTGGTAATGCTGTCGATGACGAACCGCTTCAGCCGCATCATCGACCGCTCGCGCCAGTTGACGCGGGAATCGCGTACCGAGCCCGATGCGGTGCGCGATCTCATTCTGGCCGAGCTCCGCATCCTGGCGCGCCGCGCCAGGGTGGTGCGCGCGGCGATTGCGCTGGCATCCTCCAGCGTGCTGCTGGCGGCGCTCTTGATCATGAGTCTCTTTGCGGGTGTGCTTTTCAGCCTGTCGATCGCGTGGCTGGTGGTGGCGGTCTTCTCTCTGTGCCTGGCATGCCTCATCGCCGGTCTGATTCTCTTTATCTACGACATCAACCTGTCCCTGCGCGCGCTGTGGCTGGAGATGCCGGTGGGCGGAGACGTCGATGGGGGGCGGCCCGCGCTCCAAAATAGCCCTTTACTTCCGGGGGCCTGGGGGGTATTCTCCTTGTTGACCTACCTTTACGCCCTCGGGACTATCTTGTTCAGCTTCCCTCTCGCAGAGTTGCTCGA
It contains:
- a CDS encoding HEAT repeat domain-containing protein, translated to MRRTMILAGVLLCLVSSAAHAMWAAMRLESVVTQSDLIVVATLSDTRSHREAGMDVVEGPLVVERVIWGEVAPGDTLLLRWQNYPEVACPRVENGRYTGTSQIWFLTRDADGVVHADHPHRVMPPTEFDTVVDTMRAYPYRVITPRFDIGEPVNIDIIFRNATDAPIEVPAMEISQGRMTYGTGFDFRPQLHEQNWVPRADARFQPDSTMAPLTLAPGESRRVSIPLSELVGELPPATHRFEIVVNGRVMRCNVQVLSAWMTRLERVRDTPAEIDFYLATLRDTAQAQQSALMMLRLKRSETVRVAPQLMALCDSLPVPIRLQVIQLITILDFDTDSRLDFLLERVHHPDARVRGAAGYGIGMVMQGGIPADRRVGAGNALIHLLGDEDPGVRGAAINSVNNARVIGALPTLKSIIEFDANPGNRESARRTVNVLEGRNPCRDRPARAD
- a CDS encoding putative molybdenum carrier protein, with protein sequence MIVRRIVSGAQTGADRAALDAALELGVETGGWVPRGRKAEDGVIPDRYPNLRETPGEDYETRTRWNVRDSDATLILSHGPLSGGSKFTESVAQSLGKPVLHVDLAVTPAAKAAAVIREWLSGLAGDTLNVAGPRASNDPAIYPEARNIVHRILTPGQ
- a CDS encoding glycosyltransferase family 39 protein, which translates into the protein MALHLTAGLNYGIFRDELYYWDCANHLAWGYVDHPPLSIAVLAGWKVVFGDSLFSLRVIPALAGGALVFVVAALARRMGASRFGVNLAALITLAVPCYLGITGIYSMNAFDLLFWAAGYLLVLRLIEAPRTGTWVALGVCVGIGMLNKISVSVFVVALLAGALVTPQRRWLRTRGPYLAGAIAALIFLPHVLWQISNGWPTREFIENAQRYKITALSPPGFLAGVMMEMSPPLAPLHLVGIAALFFLPSLRRFRMLGWMVVAAIAFFMLQRSKPYYVDAVFPAVIAATGVAVGVAAGRLRWLRPVVVVFVAACMLVTTPFAVPVLPVETFIAYMHKTGGGGSSGENRETAELPQFYADRFGWQELAEQVAETFRGLPDEDRADCLIWGRNYGNAGALNYYGRALGLPTAVSTHNNYHLWGPGRNSARVVITVGIGPEDLGDAFEEYVEAGSTHARYAMPDETGVGIWVCRGIRLPLEEVWRLGKAYR
- the tkt gene encoding transketolase encodes the protein MNAIDRTCIDTIRFLAVDAVEKARSGHPGMPMGAAPMAYVLWDRILRHNPGDPLWFDRDRFVLSAGHGSMLLYALLHLYGYGLSLEDIVNFRQWGSRTPGHPEFGHTPGVEATTGPLGQGFAMGVGMAMAEAHLAARFNVPDEAPVVDHYVFGIVSDGDLMEGISNEAASLAGTLRLGKIVYLYDDNRITIDGATSLAFSEDVGKRFEALGWHVESVEDGNDIDTIEEEIRAAQDDPRPSLIKVRTHIGYGSPREDSEKSHGEPLGAENVRAAKTKLGWPLQPPFHIPDEAQRHCRVRAEHGAKLQRDWSARVYEYGRDHRRKAEEFKVVRDGTFKRGWDKDLVTFDKAIATRAASGKTINALAERIPTLLGGSADLTGSNNTRIESSGFFASHAYHERNIHFGVREHAMGAIVNGMALHGGVVPYGGTFLIFSDYMRPAIRLSALMGVPSTFVFTHDSIGLGEDGPTHQPVEQLASLRAIPGLTVFRPADANETAAAWTVSLGLTGPRVFALSRQALPILEVGADVMRKGVARGAYVVAEAEGKKKPDVVLIATGSEVHLALEARGALAYRGIAARVVSMPSWELFRQQTVRYRNSIMPKSARKVAIEAAASMGWREWVGDKGAVIGLDRFGASAPAGVAMEKLGFSVENVVKTVLEVVGNTAKPTANPATQPQEG
- a CDS encoding DUF2007 domain-containing protein, with the protein product MNPRKPTSQTEWVTVASFNQPIEAHLARTRLEAEGIPCVVGDENLVRVYAFLSNAVGGVKLKVPAYAAEQARAALRPRPRLVEAAGEDDAADGEMICPRCRSYDVYYQRYSRRVAGFFILLFGFLIPWRDRRWTCKQCGYEWKER
- a CDS encoding zf-TFIIB domain-containing protein produces the protein MNCPRCEKPIVALELNQIEVDHCLKCGGVWLDPDEMDLLLAGSAGREEIRANMRPDDGGGERTIRCPMCEKKMAKVRVARDNGVGLRIDRCENGHGTWLDGGELHALVALSDFPAADRIHDFLSAIFRGPQAGSRS
- a CDS encoding LemA family protein, encoding MTIAGLVFLGIVALAIFFFVGIYNSLVQLRNRVKNAWSQIDVQLKRRYDLIPNLVETAKGYMQHERETLTAITDARSRAMGAGTVADKGAAETQLTGALSKFMLVVENYPDLKANQNFLSLQEELTGTENKIAFSRQAYNDAVLFFNNKIEMFPSNVVAGMFNFRPEEMFEIEEATQREAPKVQFTR
- a CDS encoding haloacid dehalogenase type II, which translates into the protein MLDLRNFDVISFDCYGTLIDWESGILDALAPFREAGKLDVSDESLLASFAMLEATLEDGEYRRYREVLRGVMRGLATRYSVPEAKVDLDALASSLPSWQPFPDTVEALQRLRAHYKLAIISNIDVDLFAGTAKHLNVEISHLITAEQVGAYKPSQENFTLALQSMGIPRERLLHAAQSRFHDIAPARALGISCVWVNRRGAKSGGGATARSAAVPDLEVPDLKTLADRVDAAFA
- a CDS encoding M48 family metallopeptidase gives rise to the protein MLLFAGMATLLVLLGYAIGETVMGSGGGQIGIIVAVAIWVIMSAASVFGGPDLVLRMSRAREVTPDVHPQLFNVVEEMKIAGQLPAMPKIYIIDEKAPNAFATGLRPEDSAIAVTAGLLTRLNRDELQGVIAHETSHIMNRDVQFLTLASIMLGSIVLVSEVFLRGMWMSGGSSGRRYRSSKKSGGGGGGGPLLVAAIVLAILGPVFARILYFSISRKREYLADACAVRLTRYPGGLANALEKISASNLPLEAANKVNAPMFIVAPLQDGKKVAASGWGATHPPIEQRVAILRGMSEGAGYLSYQHAFAKVMGKPAMLLPASAIKQDERVAVRDAHPDVVREESEKQKARNVMDLMRAVNGFAFLLCACGLKIKVPPDYADPVIHCPRCARENEIPKATVSEFAEVAAAVGAIVGAGAVAGGAAGEVPFAKPVEGVSGEDAPLEYARRTKEWESFSCNCGHLLQLSPIFSASQMKCPNCGRITRVV